GATTGGCGAAACCCTGATGAGGGCAACGGACAAAAAAGCAAAGCTCGATGAATTGCGAGGAGTGACATGACAAGGATAAAGCTTTGCGGTCTTTCCCGTCTTTGCGATATAAAAGCGGCTAATGAGTTGAAACCTGAGTATATCGGATTTGTGTTTGCGCCGAAAAGCAGGCGGTATGTCACTCCCGAAAAGGCGCAAATTTTGAAACAGGCGCTTGACTCCCAAATCACCGCTGTCGGCGTATTTGCAGATGAAGCCGCCGAAACGGTTGCTGAACTCTTAAATATGGGCACCATTGATATTGCTCAGCTTCACGGCAGAGAAAACAAAGAATACATTGAGCAACTACGAAATTTGACCGATAAGCCGATAATAAAGGCTTTTCGCATAGAAACAGCGAGTGATATAGCGGATGCGGAAAAGAGCGCTTCCGACTATATACTGTTGGATTCCGGCGCAGGGACTGGAACAGTATTTGATTGGAAACTGATACAGAACATTAGGAGACCGTATTTTCTCGCCGGAGGGTTTTCGCCCGACAATGTGGAGGAGGCGGTAACAGTACTCCATCCTTTTGCGGTCGACGTCAGCACAGGAATTGAAACAGACGGCCTTAAAGATAAGTGTAAAATGGCGGAATTTGTTGCCGCCGTTAAAAAGGAAGTATGAATATGAGAAATTCAATCGGACGCTTCGGCATTCACGGGGGACAGTATGTCCCCGAAACGCTGATGAATGTGGTTATAGAGCTGGAAGGAGCGTATAATCACTATAAAAACGACCCCGATTTTATTAGAGAACTTGCCGAACTTTTTAATGAATACGCAGGCAGACCCTCAAGACTGTATTTTGCCGATAAAATGACGCAAGACCTCGGCGGCGCGAAAATATATCTTAAGCGCGAGGACCTGAATCATACGGGCGCGCATAAGATCAACAATGTGCTCGGTCAGGCACTGCTTGCAAAAAAGATGGGCAAAACCCGACTTATTGCAGAAACCGGAGCCGGTCAGCATGGAGTCGCTACGGCAACCGCCGCTGCCCTTATGGGTATGGAATGTGTGGTGTTTATGGGCGAAAAAGACACCATACGCCAGGCTCTCAACGTATATCGTATGCGTCTGCTGGGCGCAGAGGTTATTCCCGTAAAGACAGGAACGGCAACGCTCAAAGACGCCGTATCCGAAGCAATGCGTGAATGGACTACCAGAATCAGCGACACGCATTATTGCCTCGGTTCAGTTATGGGACCGCATCCGTTCCCGACTATCGTCCGCGATTTCCAGGCAGTTATCTCCAAAGAGATTAAGGAACAAATTCTTCAAAAGGAAGGCAGACTGCCTGACGCGGTTATCGCCTGTGTGGGCGGCGGCTCTAATGCCATCGGCAGCTTCTATCATTTTATTGAAGACGCGGATGTTCGGTTGATTGGCTGT
The Oscillospiraceae bacterium genome window above contains:
- a CDS encoding phosphoribosylanthranilate isomerase, which produces MTRIKLCGLSRLCDIKAANELKPEYIGFVFAPKSRRYVTPEKAQILKQALDSQITAVGVFADEAAETVAELLNMGTIDIAQLHGRENKEYIEQLRNLTDKPIIKAFRIETASDIADAEKSASDYILLDSGAGTGTVFDWKLIQNIRRPYFLAGGFSPDNVEEAVTVLHPFAVDVSTGIETDGLKDKCKMAEFVAAVKKEV
- the trpB gene encoding tryptophan synthase subunit beta; this translates as MRNSIGRFGIHGGQYVPETLMNVVIELEGAYNHYKNDPDFIRELAELFNEYAGRPSRLYFADKMTQDLGGAKIYLKREDLNHTGAHKINNVLGQALLAKKMGKTRLIAETGAGQHGVATATAAALMGMECVVFMGEKDTIRQALNVYRMRLLGAEVIPVKTGTATLKDAVSEAMREWTTRISDTHYCLGSVMGPHPFPTIVRDFQAVISKEIKEQILQKEGRLPDAVIACVGGGSNAIGSFYHFIEDADVRLIGCESAGRGIDTFETAATVNTGRVGIFHGMKSYFCQDEYGQIAPVYSISAGLDYPGVGPEHAYLHDIGRAEYVPITDDKAVCAFEYLAKTEGIIPAIESAHAVAHAMKLAPAMSREQIIVITVSGRGDKDCAAIARYRGEDIHE